The nucleotide sequence CACGCCGAACAGCACGACGGTGCCGCTGCCCAGCGCGGTCGCGCTCTGCACCGGCTTCGGGCCGTCGGCGGTCGGGGTCATGAGCTGGACGTCGGGGACGGTGTCCCCTGCGGCGAGTGCCACGGATCCTCCTGTGGATCGGCGATCGGATCGGTACCGACACTAGTGCCCGGCCCGCGCCACAGCAGTGCCCCGGCCAGACCGCAGGCCCCGGCCTCGGCGTGGGTCAGCGGGCGGGCCGGGTCCGGGTGCAGCGTCTGCGCGACGACGACCGCGGCCAGCCGGCGCGGGTCCGGGTCCGGCACCCGGTGCCGGGCCCCGGCCGGGCCGACCCAGCCGGCGTCCCCGGCCCAGCCCGCGGCGACCCCGGCGCCCGGTCCGCCCGGCCGGCGGGCGCGCAGCCGCCGCTGCGGGCCGGTGCCCTCGACGACACAGTCCAGCCCGGCGCGCCGGACGATCGAGGCCACCAGCTCCAGGTCCGGCTCAGCCCGCATCGCCGGGCGGGAGGTCACGGTCCGGCCAGCCGAGCAGCCGGGCGCCGAGCACGGCGGCGTGCAGCGTGAAGCGCTGCCCCGGGTCGGTCGGGTCGTGGCCGGTCAGCTCCGCGATCCGCTCCAGCCGGTAGGAGACGGCGCGCACCGACAGGTGCAGCCGGCGGGCGGTCCCGGCGACCACGCAGCCGGTGGCGAAGAAGGCCTCCAGGGTCTCCAGCAGCGGCGCGGCGCCGCCGCGGGCCCGTGCCAGCGGTACGGCGACGGTCTGCACCAGGTCGGTGATGGCCGGCTGGTCCCGCAGCAGCACCCGGTAGACCAGCATGTCCTCGGCCCGCAGCACCGGCGCCGGCAGCCGCAGCCGGCCCGCCGTGGTCAGTGCCTCCCTGGCCTCCTCGTAGGAGCGGGCGATCCCGTAGGACCCGGGGTGCGCGCGGCCCACCGCCACCCGCCAGCCGGCGCCGCGCCCGGTGCGGGTCAGCTCGCCGTGCAGCAGGCCGCCGAGCTCACCCGCGCCGGTGCCGGCCGGGGCGATGACGACGATCCGGCCGTCCTTGGTGGCGACCAGCACGTCCCGGTCGCCGACCCCGCGCACGACGGCGCGTTCCAGGGCGGCCGGTACGGAGTCCACCCGGGCCGGGCGGCCGTCCGGCGCGGCCAGCGCGACCTGGTGCGGCCGGCCCAGATCCATCCCGAACGGCTCGGCCCGCGCGACCAGCCCGCCGGCGTCGCCGTCGCCACGCAGCAGGTCCTCGATCAGCTCACGGCGCAGTGTCTCCTCGTGGCGCACCAGGTCCCGGCGGGCCGCGGTGTAGCCGTCGGCTAGCCCGGCCACCGCCAGGTCCACCGCCCGCATGACCGCCTCCGCGGCGTTCGCGGTGGTCCCGGCGTCCCGGAAGTGCGCGGTCGGCGGGAGCTCCCGCCACAGCCGCCAGGCGGCCGACAGGTACAGCTGCACCGCGTTCCCCGCGCTGACCCCCAGTTCGGCGGCCCGGCCGCCGTTGCGTCGCACCGCGTCGAGCTCGGAGTCCGAGGGCAGCCTGCCGGATGCCGCGGCGTCGGCCAGCACCCGCAGGAAGTCACCGAGCAGCTCGGGTGGGACACCGCCCGCCCCGCGCCCGGCCTCGTCGGCGACCCGGCGCAGCCAGACGTCCGACACCGGTGCGCCCGGCTGCCGGATCCCGTTGCGCCCCTCGGTCCGTTCGGTCTCGTACACGGTGTGTCGGTTCAGTGCTCGAAGGGCACGGCGCGGAGCAGCGTGCACTCGGCCCAGCCGCCGTCGGGGAGCTGGTACCGGACGGCGTCGCCCTGGTGCGCGCCGTGCAGCGCGCGACCGAGCGGCGAGTCCGGCGAGCAGATCATGGTCCCGTCGGGACGGATCCGGTTCTCGTCGTGCGAGAGCAGGAAGGTCTCGGTCTCGCCGTCGTCGTAGCGCACGGTGACCGCCATGCCGGGCTCGGCGACGCCGTCGTCCGGTGGCTGGTCGCCGACCACCGGATCGCGCAGCAGCTCCTGCAGCCGCCGGATCCGCTGCTCGCGGTCGCGCTCCTCGGCACCCGGTCCGTCCGGGCTGTCGTGCTCGCGGCCGTCGGCCGGGGCCACCGCCTCCCGCTGCTGCAGCAGCGACTGCAGCTCGGCACGCAGCTCCTGGTGGCTTCGCTCGGTCAGCCAGACCCGGGTCACGCTCATCGTCCACTCCTCGTACGCCGGGGTGCGGCGATGTGCCGGACTCCCCGCAAGCAGAACTACCACGAGCTGCGGGAAAGGGCCTCCCCGTTGCCGGACTCCGGCAGTCTCGGAGACCCGGACGTTGCCCGGGACGACCGTGACGGGACGCCCCCGGCGGCACGCAGACTCGAGCCGCGATCATGGAGGAGGGGCAGTGACGGACAGCGGACGGACTCCGGCGCCACACCGGGTCGCGGTGGTGGGTGCCGGAATGATCGGCCTGTCGGCGGCGTGGTTCCTGCGGCGTGACGGGATCGACGTGGAGGTGTTCGAGGCGCGCACCGCCGGATCGGGCGCCTCCTGGGGCAATGCGGGCTGGCTGGCCCCGGCCCTGACCACCCCGTTGCCGGGCCCCGCGGTGCTGCGCACCGGGATCCGGGCCGTGTTCGATCCGTCGTCACCGGTCTACGTGCCGCCGCGGGCGGATCCGCGGCTGTGGCGCTTCCTCGCCGGGTTCGTCCGGAACAGCACCTCGGCCCGGCGCAGGCGGGGGATGGCGGCCTACCGCGCCGTCAACGAGCTGGCGCTGGACGCATTCGACGAGGTCGCCGCCGGCGGTGCCGATCTCGCGATGCGCCCGGCCGGGGACTTCCTGGTCTGCTTCGACGAGCTCGCCGCGCGCGGTGAGCTGGTCGCGGAGCTGGCGACGATGGCCGAGACCGGTCAGAAGGTCGGCTACGACCTCCTCGACGGTGACGAGGCCCGGTCCCGGGCCCCGATGCTCTCCGGCCGGGTGGCCGGCGCGATCGCCCTGCACGACCAGCGTTTCGTGGACCCGCCCCGGTGCCTGGCCGGCCTGGCCGGCGCGGTGACCTCCGGCGGTGCGCTGCTGCGCGAGGGCGCCGCCGTCACCGGTGTGCAGGACGCCGGCGACGGCGGGGTCACGGTCCGCTGGACCCAGGAGGGCCGGGCCGACGAGTCCCGGTTCGACGCGGTCGTGCTGGCCACCGGCGCGACCGGCAGCGAGCTGGCCCGGCCGTTCGGCGTGCGGACCCCGGTGCAGGCCGGGCGCGGATACAGCTTCTCCGTGCCGGTGGCCGAGCTGCCCGCGGGACCGGTGTACCTCCCGGCCCAGCGGGTGGCGATGACGCCGCTGGGGGACCGGCTGCGGATCGCCGGGATGATGGAGTTCCGTGCACCGCAGGAGCCGCTCGACCCGCGCCGGATCGCCGCGATCACCCGCGCGGTGCAGCCGCTGCTGCAGGGGGCCGATCTCACCGACCGGGCCGACGAGTGGGTCGGGTCCCGGCCGTGCACCCCGGACGGGCTGCCACTGATCGGTCCGACCCGTTCACCGCGGGTGTTCGTCGCGGGCGGGCTGGGGATGTGGGGCATGGTGCTGGGCCCGCTCACCGGCCGGCTGGTGGCCCGCAACGTCGTGACCGGGCAGGTCCCCGGCGAGCTGCGGCCGTTCGCCCCGACCCGCTGAGGCCGGCTCCGCGGGGTCGCCCCCGCGGAGCCGGCACCCCGGTCACGAGCGATCCGCTCAGTGGCAGTCCTTCGACGTGCCCGGCGGCACGTCCAGGGCCGGGTTGCGGTCGAAGAAGCCGGCCGGCTTCAGGGTGAACCCGGTGTAGTCGACCGGCATCACCGGCCAGTCCTCCGGGCGCGGGAAGTGGGTCAGGCCGAACGTGTGCCACAGCACGACGTCCTGACCGTCGATCTCGCGGTCGGCCGCCACGTAGGACGGCAGGCCCGCCCCGCCCGGGTTCTGGTTGACGAAGTCGCCGGCCGAGTACCGCTCGGCCGGGTCGTAGCGGGTCACCCAGAGCGCCTTCGAGGCGAACGTGGCCCGCGCGTGGATCGACGAGGCCTCGTCGGCCAGCAGGGTCGGCTGCCCGAGCGGGTGCAGTACGTACCCGACGGGCTGCCCGAGCCCGTTCGTCTTCTCGGTGTTCACGACGTGCCAGACCCGCCCGGTGCCGGGCGATGCGTCCCGTTGCGCCTGCGACTCGCGGGTCAGCCGGGTCGCCGACCGGCCGAACGCGTTGCCGTACGGGTTGCCCTCGCCCATCGGGATCCGCACCGCCTCCACCTCCTCGACCGCGTTCGCGAGGCCGTCGACGGTCATGTCGAGACGGGCCGAGAACAGGTGCTGGTGGTAGGGGGCGCCGAGGCCGGGTGCGATCTCGGTGGCGTACTCGCCGGGCGTGCCGGAGGTGAACACGATGCCGGTCGCCTTGCACTCCAGCTCGATCGTGCCGTCGAGGTAGAGGTACCAGTAGAAGCCGTAGTCGTAGTTGCCGATCGGGGTGAAGAACGAGATCACCAGGCGGCGCTGGCGGCGCACCTCGCTGGAGCCGGTGAACACGTCGGTGTGCTTCCAGAGGACGCCGTAGTCCTCCTCGTGCATGCAGATCGCGTTGCGGACGGTCTTCGGGTTGCCGAGATCGTCGGCCAGGGTGGCGTCGAGGTAGTGGATGTCGCCGAGGCAGTCGCAGCCCAGCTGCAACGAGTCGGCGTAGCGGGCGAACATGTACTCGCCGCAGTCGAAGTAGTTCTGCCAGAACCGGACCGGGGCCGGATCGGCGTAGGGCACGACCATCTCGGCGACCGATGCCCGGTAGCAGACCGGACGGTCGTCGAAGGCGATCTGGTGCAGGGTCAGGCCCTCACGCTCGTTGAACCCGATCCGCAGGTCCCACTTCCCCCAGCGGACGTGGCCGTCGTCGACGGTGAACGACCGGCCGTCGGGCTGGGTGATCTCGATCGGCTTCAGGCCCTCCAGCGGCGGGCCCTGGACGGCCGGGTCGTCGAAGTTCCCGCTGGTCTCCGGCACCGGCACCACGCCGGTGTCGATCACCCGGTCGACCGTGCGGGCGGTGAGATCGACGTAGGCGACCAGCCCGTCGATCGGGTGGGCCCACGCGTGGTCGGCCTCGTGGTCCTGCCGGAAGCCGAACGCTCGCGCCAGCCGGCGGCCCTTCTCCTCGGGGTAGTCGTAGACGCCCGCGGACAGCGGCACCGCCCGCACCGACGCCGGCTCGATGCCCCGCTTCTCCAGTGCGGCCAGCCAGTCGGGGGAGGCGTTGAGGACGTCCTCGATGAACTCGAACTCCGAGTCGATGATCGGCGGCTGGCCGTCCCGCTCGGGCTCCAGCTCGCGCACGGACACCAGCTCGCCGGCGGTCACCGACACCACCGTGTCCCAGGACCGGCCGGTGGACAGGTCCAGCAGTACGGCGCGGAACCGGCGGTCGGCCGGACCGCCCGCGAGCACCTCGTCCTTCGAGGGCTCCTCCGGTGCGAAGAACGCGTACCGGACGTGCTCGGTGAGCAGGCCGGCCGCGTCCAGCACCTCCCGGACGGTGGCGACCTCGGTCTCGGTGGTCATCCCCAGCGGATGCCCGGTCGCGGTCCGTGGCTGGACGGCGGTCATCGGATCTCCTCGTGTCGGACGGTGCCGGGGCCGCGACGTCATCGGCCGGCCGTCGGCGTGGGTACGAACGGGACCGGACGGTCACGTGCCCGACCGACCGGCACAACTGCCCGTCCCGAGTGGTGCGAATCACCCTGCCATCCGTTCCCGCCGCGTGGGAACCGGTGTGTCGATTTTCTCGTTCGAGTCATCGCTGCTGGTCACGGCACTGTGACAGGGGGTTAGGGTCCGCAGCGGACAATCGTGCGACCGGGCGGCCCGTGACGGCCGGCGACCGTCGTTGATCCGGAGGGGAGAGGTGCCGAGGTGGCGACGCTGCGCGACCGCTCGCCCGTGCACGGGCTGGAACGTCGCAGGCTCGGTCCGGCCGACGTCGTGGCGCAGTCCATCGCGGGCTCGGCCCCGTCGGCGGCGATGGCGGCGACCCCGGTGATCGTCGCCGGGCTGGCCGGCCCGTGGACGGTGTGGTCGTTCGTCGCCGCGGCCGTGATCGCGCTGCTGGTCGCCGCGTCGATCGGCCGGTTCACCACCAGGATGGCCGCGCCGGGCGGGCTGTACCCGCTGACCGCGCAGGGCCTCGGGTCCGGGCCCGCCTTCGCCGGGGGCGTCGCGGCGGCGCTCGGCTACCTGCTGCTCTGCGCGGCGGCACTGGGCGGGGCGGTGCTGTACCTGCAGCCGCTGCTGGGTGCGGGCCCGGCGCAGACCCGGTGGGGCACGACGGCGGCGGCGGTGCTGTGCGGGCTGATCGTGACGGCGCTGGTGGCACGCGGGGTGCGGCCGGCCGCGCGGGTGGTGCTGCTCGTGGAGGCGATCGCGGTGGGGGCACTGGTCGGGGTGTTCGCGCTGCTGCTCGCCGGGGGGCCGCTGCCCGGGCCGGGCGCCGGGCCGCAGCCGGCGATCGGGGCGGCGGGCCTGGTCGCGGGGGTGGTGCCCGCGCTGGCCGCGTTCATCGGGTTCGAGGTGGCGACCTCGCTGGGCGCGGAGACCCGGCGCCCGTTCCGGACGGTGCCGCGGGCGGTGTTCGCGACGGCGGCGGTGACCGGCGTCCTCTACGTCTTCGCGGCCGCGGTGCAGACGAGCGGATTCGCGGCGGTGCCCGGTGGGCTGGGCGGGCAGGTCCAGCCGGTGCAGGTGCTGGCGACCACTCGCGGCTGGTGGTGGATCCCGCCGGTACTGCACGCCGCGCTGGTGCTCTCCTTCCTGGCCTGTGCGGTCGCCACCGCGACGGCGCTGTCGCGGGTGCTGTTCTCGCTGGCCC is from Pseudonocardia autotrophica and encodes:
- a CDS encoding PucR family transcriptional regulator, whose protein sequence is MYETERTEGRNGIRQPGAPVSDVWLRRVADEAGRGAGGVPPELLGDFLRVLADAAASGRLPSDSELDAVRRNGGRAAELGVSAGNAVQLYLSAAWRLWRELPPTAHFRDAGTTANAAEAVMRAVDLAVAGLADGYTAARRDLVRHEETLRRELIEDLLRGDGDAGGLVARAEPFGMDLGRPHQVALAAPDGRPARVDSVPAALERAVVRGVGDRDVLVATKDGRIVVIAPAGTGAGELGGLLHGELTRTGRGAGWRVAVGRAHPGSYGIARSYEEAREALTTAGRLRLPAPVLRAEDMLVYRVLLRDQPAITDLVQTVAVPLARARGGAAPLLETLEAFFATGCVVAGTARRLHLSVRAVSYRLERIAELTGHDPTDPGQRFTLHAAVLGARLLGWPDRDLPPGDAG
- a CDS encoding GreA/GreB family elongation factor; translation: MSVTRVWLTERSHQELRAELQSLLQQREAVAPADGREHDSPDGPGAEERDREQRIRRLQELLRDPVVGDQPPDDGVAEPGMAVTVRYDDGETETFLLSHDENRIRPDGTMICSPDSPLGRALHGAHQGDAVRYQLPDGGWAECTLLRAVPFEH
- a CDS encoding NAD(P)/FAD-dependent oxidoreductase, producing the protein MTDSGRTPAPHRVAVVGAGMIGLSAAWFLRRDGIDVEVFEARTAGSGASWGNAGWLAPALTTPLPGPAVLRTGIRAVFDPSSPVYVPPRADPRLWRFLAGFVRNSTSARRRRGMAAYRAVNELALDAFDEVAAGGADLAMRPAGDFLVCFDELAARGELVAELATMAETGQKVGYDLLDGDEARSRAPMLSGRVAGAIALHDQRFVDPPRCLAGLAGAVTSGGALLREGAAVTGVQDAGDGGVTVRWTQEGRADESRFDAVVLATGATGSELARPFGVRTPVQAGRGYSFSVPVAELPAGPVYLPAQRVAMTPLGDRLRIAGMMEFRAPQEPLDPRRIAAITRAVQPLLQGADLTDRADEWVGSRPCTPDGLPLIGPTRSPRVFVAGGLGMWGMVLGPLTGRLVARNVVTGQVPGELRPFAPTR
- a CDS encoding primary-amine oxidase, producing MTAVQPRTATGHPLGMTTETEVATVREVLDAAGLLTEHVRYAFFAPEEPSKDEVLAGGPADRRFRAVLLDLSTGRSWDTVVSVTAGELVSVRELEPERDGQPPIIDSEFEFIEDVLNASPDWLAALEKRGIEPASVRAVPLSAGVYDYPEEKGRRLARAFGFRQDHEADHAWAHPIDGLVAYVDLTARTVDRVIDTGVVPVPETSGNFDDPAVQGPPLEGLKPIEITQPDGRSFTVDDGHVRWGKWDLRIGFNEREGLTLHQIAFDDRPVCYRASVAEMVVPYADPAPVRFWQNYFDCGEYMFARYADSLQLGCDCLGDIHYLDATLADDLGNPKTVRNAICMHEEDYGVLWKHTDVFTGSSEVRRQRRLVISFFTPIGNYDYGFYWYLYLDGTIELECKATGIVFTSGTPGEYATEIAPGLGAPYHQHLFSARLDMTVDGLANAVEEVEAVRIPMGEGNPYGNAFGRSATRLTRESQAQRDASPGTGRVWHVVNTEKTNGLGQPVGYVLHPLGQPTLLADEASSIHARATFASKALWVTRYDPAERYSAGDFVNQNPGGAGLPSYVAADREIDGQDVVLWHTFGLTHFPRPEDWPVMPVDYTGFTLKPAGFFDRNPALDVPPGTSKDCH
- a CDS encoding APC family permease, with product MATLRDRSPVHGLERRRLGPADVVAQSIAGSAPSAAMAATPVIVAGLAGPWTVWSFVAAAVIALLVAASIGRFTTRMAAPGGLYPLTAQGLGSGPAFAGGVAAALGYLLLCAAALGGAVLYLQPLLGAGPAQTRWGTTAAAVLCGLIVTALVARGVRPAARVVLLVEAIAVGALVGVFALLLAGGPLPGPGAGPQPAIGAAGLVAGVVPALAAFIGFEVATSLGAETRRPFRTVPRAVFATAAVTGVLYVFAAAVQTSGFAAVPGGLGGQVQPVQVLATTRGWWWIPPVLHAALVLSFLACAVATATALSRVLFSLARDGAVPGVLGRTHRRFRTPHVAVLAAVPTAAAAVAVPLAAGVPPEVLLVGLLGAATVGFLVTYLLVCLAAPLFLRRIGELTPAAVATAALAVPALFAALVAFVVAAPLSGLVLAVALPAGAGWSVLQRRRGDLPALGVYDETVASDVWHRVR